One part of the bacterium genome encodes these proteins:
- a CDS encoding S-adenosylmethionine decarboxylase, giving the protein MITQRFHYIFDAWGISSKKLSNKKLVNSLLKDVSKVCKMRIIGGPLVVQGVDDNPGISGFCIIDFSHISIHTFSNPREVCVDIFSCKPFNPEEVKTYLLKELKVSQKNLFFFQVNYPSRPKISSARISFASSRSRKLQTVNAVREA; this is encoded by the coding sequence ACGCTTGGGGCATCAGCTCTAAAAAACTGAGCAACAAGAAATTGGTGAACTCTTTGCTTAAAGACGTATCTAAGGTTTGTAAAATGAGAATTATCGGCGGGCCCCTGGTAGTCCAGGGCGTGGACGACAACCCCGGGATTTCGGGATTCTGCATTATTGATTTTTCTCACATCTCGATTCACACCTTTTCTAATCCCAGAGAGGTTTGCGTTGACATTTTTTCCTGCAAGCCCTTTAATCCGGAAGAAGTGAAAACCTACCTCTTAAAAGAACTGAAAGTCAGCCAGAAAAATCTTTTCTTTTTCCAGGTCAATTATCCTAGCCGGCCGAAAATCTCTTCGGCGAGGATATCTTTTGCCTCAAGTCGTTCTCGGAAACTGCAGACGGTTAACGCTGTCAGAGAGGCGTAG
- a CDS encoding deoxyhypusine synthase family protein: MSKSNPYLKEKLKTIEVGKKTVSELLDAMADTGFQGRKLGEVAQVWEKMIKDKDLTIIMGYAASLSTTGQWQIINWLIENRFIDVLVGTGANLSEDIVEAMGYSYWKGSHLVDDVKLLKTDINRYYDVFGLETDYMEMTEMIADFYVKNLKPDYPYSSREIFYLFGKWLWKKNIKSIVANAAKYGVPVFCPAIVDSPYGDAGLIAKSKGFNLIIDNMKDYIEFMGLGQEIKDSGVIYIGGGVPKDFIQLLAVTADLLYPERAIPGRKCEVFRAERKGKKQELVETYYPHKYALQITTDAPQWGGLSGCTFEEATSWGKEKVGAPKVQCYCDATIALPLVSHALFEKVKKKRKGKDFSSVFKS, encoded by the coding sequence ATGTCGAAATCCAATCCTTATTTAAAGGAAAAGCTTAAAACTATCGAGGTGGGCAAGAAAACTGTTTCTGAGCTTTTGGATGCCATGGCAGACACCGGTTTTCAGGGAAGAAAACTCGGGGAAGTCGCTCAGGTTTGGGAAAAGATGATAAAAGACAAAGACCTGACGATTATAATGGGATATGCCGCTTCCTTGAGCACGACCGGCCAGTGGCAGATAATTAATTGGCTGATTGAAAACAGGTTTATCGATGTTTTGGTTGGCACCGGCGCCAACCTTTCAGAAGACATTGTCGAGGCCATGGGTTACTCTTATTGGAAGGGCAGCCACTTGGTTGACGACGTCAAATTATTAAAAACTGACATTAACCGTTATTACGACGTTTTCGGCCTGGAAACCGATTATATGGAAATGACGGAGATGATTGCCGATTTCTATGTCAAAAACCTTAAACCAGATTATCCCTATTCTTCCAGGGAGATTTTTTATCTTTTTGGCAAGTGGCTCTGGAAAAAGAACATTAAGAGTATTGTTGCAAATGCCGCAAAATATGGAGTGCCGGTTTTTTGCCCGGCTATTGTTGACAGTCCCTACGGCGACGCTGGCCTTATTGCCAAGTCCAAGGGCTTCAATCTGATCATCGACAACATGAAAGACTATATTGAATTTATGGGTCTCGGCCAAGAGATTAAGGATTCAGGAGTCATCTATATTGGCGGCGGCGTGCCCAAAGACTTTATTCAGCTTTTGGCTGTGACGGCCGATCTTCTCTATCCTGAAAGGGCTATTCCGGGCAGGAAGTGCGAGGTTTTCCGGGCCGAAAGAAAAGGGAAAAAACAAGAATTGGTGGAAACCTATTATCCCCACAAGTACGCTTTGCAGATTACCACCGACGCTCCGCAGTGGGGCGGGCTTTCAGGATGCACCTTTGAAGAGGCAACATCTTGGGGAAAGGAGAAAGTTGGAGCTCCCAAGGTTCAGTGCTATTGCGACGCCACTATTGCTTTACCCTTGGTTTCTCACGCCCTTTTTGAAAAAGTAAAGAAAAAGAGAAAAGGAAAAGATTTTTCTTCTGTTTTTAAATCGTAA